A section of the Acanthochromis polyacanthus isolate Apoly-LR-REF ecotype Palm Island chromosome 1, KAUST_Apoly_ChrSc, whole genome shotgun sequence genome encodes:
- the srp54 gene encoding signal recognition particle 54 kDa protein codes for MVLADLGRKITSALRSLSNATIINEEVLNAMLKEVCAALLEADVNIKLVKQLRENVKSAIDLEEMASGLNKRRMIQHAVFKELVKLVDPGVKAWTPTKGKNNVIMFVGLQGSGKTTTCSKLAYYYQRKGWKTCLICADTFRAGAFDQLKQNATKARIPFYGSYTEMDPVVIAAEGVEKFKGENFEIIIVDTSGRHKQEDSLFEEMLQVSNAVQPDNIVYVMDASIGQACESQAKAFKDKVDVASVIVTKLDGHAKGGGALSAVAATRSPIIFIGTGEHIDDFEPFKTQPFISKLLGMGDIEGLIDRVNELKLDDNEELIDKLKHGQFTLRDMYEQFQNIMKMGPFGQIMGMIPGFGTDFMSKGNEQESMARLKKLMTIMDSMNDQELDSKDGAKLFSKQPNRIQRVARGSGVATRDVQELLTQYTKFAQMVKKMGGIKGLFKGGDMSKNVNPSQMAKLNQQMAKMMDPRVLHHMGGMAGLQSMMRQFQQGAAGNMKGMMGFNNM; via the exons ATGGTGTTGGCCGACCTGGGCAGGAAGATCACCTCGGCGCTGAGGTCCCTCAGCAACGCCACCATCATCAATGAAGAG gTGCTGAACGCGATGCTGAAGGAGGTTTGTGCCGCTCTGCTGGAGGCCGACGTCAACATCAAGCTGGTCAAACAGCTCAGGGAGAACGTCAA GTCGGCCATAGACCTGGAGGAGATGGCTTCAGGGCTGAACAAGAGGAGGATGATCCAACACGCCGTCTTTAAGGAGCTGGTCAAG CTTGTGGACCCCGGCGTGAAGGCCTGGACCCCCACCAAAGGAAAGAACAACGTCATCATGTTTGTCGGTCTGCAGGGCAGCGGCAAAACCACCACCTGCTCCAAG CTGGCGTACTACTACCAGAGGAAAGGCTGGAAGACCTGCCTGATCTGTGCCGACACCTTCAGAGCAG GTGCCTTCGATCAGCTGAAGCAAAACGCCACCAAAGCCAGAATCCCATTTTACGGCAG TTACACAGAGATGGATCCGGTGGTGATCGCCGCTGAGGGTGTGGAGAAATTCAAAGGTGAGAACTTTGAGATCATCATCGTGGACACGAGTGGACGACACAAACAGGAGGACTCGCTGTTCGAGGAGATGCTGCAGGTCTCCAACGCTGTG CAACCAGACAACATCGTGTACGTGATGGACGCCTCCATCGGTCAGGCCTGTGAGTCTCAGGCTAAAGCGTTCAAAGACAAAGTGGACGTAGCGTCGGTGATCGTCACCAAGCTGGACGGACACGCCAAAGGAGGCGGAGCTCTGAGCGC CGTGGCGGCCACCAGGAGTCCCATCATCTTCATCGGAACGGGAGAACACATCGACGACTTCGAACCGTTCAAGACTCAACCGTTCATCAGCAAACTGCTCG GAATGGGCGACATCGAGGGTCTGATCGACAGAGTGAATGAGCTGAAGCTGGACGACAACGAGGAGCTGATCGACAAACTGAAACACG GACAGTTCACCCTCAGAGACATGTACGAACAGttccagaacatcatgaagatgGGACCCTTTGGACAGATTATG gggATGATTCCAGGTTTCGGTACAGACTTCATGAGTAAAGGAAACGAACAGGAATCGATGGCCAGACTGAAGAAACTGATGACCATCATGGACAGCATGAACGACCagg AGTTGGACAGTAAAGATGGAGCTAAGCTGTTCAGTAAGCAGCCCAACAGGATCCAGAGGGTGGCCCGCGGGTCGGGGGTCGCCACCAGAGACGTCCAGGAGCTGCTCACCCAGTACACCAAGTTCGCCCAGATGGTCAAGAAGATGGGCGGCATCAAGGGACTCTTCAAAG gaggAGACATGTCCAAGAACGTGAACCCGTCTCAGATGGCCAAACTGAACCAGCAGATGGCCAAAATGATGGATCCCAGAGTCCTGCACCACATGG gcGGCATGGCGGGTCTTCAGTCGATGATGCGTCAGTTCCAGCAGGGAGCCGCCGGCAACATGAAAGGCATGATGGGATTCAACAACATGTGA
- the haus2 gene encoding HAUS augmin-like complex subunit 2 isoform X2, with protein sequence MHRWDMSPFSVTPAASLLSRCVSVGAVSQEEIDSASSNRSPAFSPQVQEAEQRIMKQKQLDELQLQLELLRVDHQSADVAHSFHLEVPAAPDVVLSPAGRPEGAEESQTETDEAAGSDQPAASCSPAQVCGGLGEADDGLHRDSGGEVKLRPQLDLHQGTPQSAGLLNHPAAG encoded by the exons ATGCATCGGTGGGACATGTCTCCGTTCTCAGTGACTCCAGCTGCCAGCCTGCTGTCCAGGTGTGTCTCTGTAGGAGCTGTGTCTCAG GAGGAAATAGACTCTGCCTCCTCCAACCGAAGCCCCGCCTTTTCCCCTCAGGTGCAGGAGGCTGAGCAGCGAATCATGAAGCAGAAACAGCTGGACGAG ctgcagctgcagttgGAGCTGCTGAGAGTCGACCATCAGAGTGCCGACGTCGCTCACAGCTTCCACCTCG AGGTTCCGGCTGCTCCAGATGTTGTCCTCTCACCTGCAGGACGTCCTGAAGGAGCAGAAGAGTCTCAGACAGAGACTGATGAAGCCGCTGGCTCAGACCAACCTGCCGCTTCCTGCTCACCTGCACAG GTCTGCGGTGGACTCGGTGAAGCTGATGATGGACTTCATAGAGACTCTGGAGGAGAAGTTAAGCTCCGCCCACAGCTGGACCTCCACCAGGGAACACCTCAGTCAGCTG gacTCCTCAATCACCCTGCTGCTGGCTGA
- the haus2 gene encoding HAUS augmin-like complex subunit 2 isoform X1, which translates to MHRWDMSPFSVTPAASLLSRCVSVGAVSQEEIDSASSNRSPAFSPQVQEAEQRIMKQKQLDELQLQLELLRVDHQSADVAHSFHLAQRFRLLQMLSSHLQDVLKEQKSLRQRLMKPLAQTNLPLPAHLHRSAVDSVKLMMDFIETLEEKLSSAHSWTSTREHLSQLDSSITLLLAEAAEIETLSNQILRWKMLGSSQLSDPSSSSSS; encoded by the exons ATGCATCGGTGGGACATGTCTCCGTTCTCAGTGACTCCAGCTGCCAGCCTGCTGTCCAGGTGTGTCTCTGTAGGAGCTGTGTCTCAG GAGGAAATAGACTCTGCCTCCTCCAACCGAAGCCCCGCCTTTTCCCCTCAGGTGCAGGAGGCTGAGCAGCGAATCATGAAGCAGAAACAGCTGGACGAG ctgcagctgcagttgGAGCTGCTGAGAGTCGACCATCAGAGTGCCGACGTCGCTCACAGCTTCCACCTCG CCCAGAGGTTCCGGCTGCTCCAGATGTTGTCCTCTCACCTGCAGGACGTCCTGAAGGAGCAGAAGAGTCTCAGACAGAGACTGATGAAGCCGCTGGCTCAGACCAACCTGCCGCTTCCTGCTCACCTGCACAG GTCTGCGGTGGACTCGGTGAAGCTGATGATGGACTTCATAGAGACTCTGGAGGAGAAGTTAAGCTCCGCCCACAGCTGGACCTCCACCAGGGAACACCTCAGTCAGCTG gacTCCTCAATCACCCTGCTGCTGGCTGAAGCTGCTGAAATAGAAACTCTGTCCAATCAGATCCTCCGATGGAAGATGTTGGGCAGCAGCCAGCTCAGTGacccttcatcatcatcatcctcatag